A stretch of Sphingomicrobium flavum DNA encodes these proteins:
- a CDS encoding DUF1206 domain-containing protein, with translation MSKATQLETWTRVGFFARGLIYILLGYVALSSASLESTSELFGNVEQMPAGNLLLGIILLGAIGYGIWKIFDAVKNLEGHDDDAKGKAKRFFYVVGGVGYFVLAYLAARTLFGSGGSGDGTQEAAAMAPSWLVLATGAGIAVAGAWQIKKAVTKEYMERLVDNTPPFIEWFGLLGHLARGVVFITCGWFVIQAAGGDSEQATGLAGALNSLRDTGTLFTVLCVGLILFGLFSVVQARYRTIPNEDLRPNH, from the coding sequence ATGTCGAAGGCCACACAGCTCGAAACCTGGACGCGGGTCGGTTTTTTCGCTCGCGGCCTGATCTACATTTTGCTCGGTTATGTCGCGCTCAGCAGCGCCAGCCTGGAAAGCACGTCGGAGCTGTTCGGCAATGTCGAGCAGATGCCGGCGGGCAATTTGCTACTGGGCATCATCCTGCTTGGCGCAATCGGCTACGGCATTTGGAAGATCTTCGATGCGGTCAAGAATCTCGAAGGGCATGACGATGATGCCAAGGGCAAGGCCAAGCGCTTTTTCTATGTGGTCGGCGGGGTCGGCTATTTCGTGCTGGCCTATCTTGCCGCACGCACGCTGTTCGGCTCCGGCGGATCGGGTGACGGGACGCAGGAAGCCGCGGCGATGGCGCCGTCTTGGCTGGTCCTTGCGACAGGTGCGGGCATCGCAGTGGCAGGCGCGTGGCAGATCAAGAAAGCGGTGACCAAGGAATATATGGAACGGCTGGTCGACAACACCCCGCCCTTCATCGAATGGTTCGGGCTGCTGGGCCATCTGGCGCGCGGCGTGGTGTTCATCACCTGCGGCTGGTTCGTGATCCAGGCCGCAGGCGGCGATAGCGAGCAGGCGACCGGGCTTGCCGGAGCGCTCAACAGCCTGCGCGATACGGGCACGCTGTTCACGGTGCTGTGCGTGGGCCTCATCCTGTTCGGGCTCTTCAGCGTGGTTCAGGCGCGCTACCGCACGATTCCCAACGAGGACCTGCGCCCCAACCATTGA
- the gpmA gene encoding 2,3-diphosphoglycerate-dependent phosphoglycerate mutase yields MPTLVLVRHGQSQWNLENRFTGWWDVDLTDKGIAEAREAGRALKAAGHDFDCCFTSMQTRAIRTLHLALHEMERLWLPVTKDWRLNERHYGGLTGLNKQEMRDKVGDEQVHIWRRSFDIAPPAMDADSPYRMDADRRYAGIAVPETESLKLTIERVLPYYEEAIAPALKAGKRVLVSAHGNSLRALVKHLSGISDEDITGLEIPTGKPIVYQLDDDLNAISRAYLGEEEA; encoded by the coding sequence ATGCCCACCCTCGTCCTCGTCCGCCACGGCCAGTCGCAATGGAATTTGGAAAACCGTTTCACTGGCTGGTGGGATGTGGATCTCACCGACAAGGGCATCGCCGAAGCGCGCGAGGCGGGCCGGGCGCTCAAGGCCGCCGGCCATGATTTCGATTGCTGCTTCACCTCGATGCAGACCCGCGCCATCCGCACGCTTCACCTGGCGCTGCACGAAATGGAGCGGCTGTGGCTGCCCGTTACCAAGGACTGGCGCCTCAATGAGCGTCATTATGGCGGCCTCACCGGCCTCAACAAGCAGGAGATGCGCGACAAGGTAGGCGATGAGCAGGTCCATATCTGGCGCCGCAGCTTCGATATCGCCCCGCCCGCGATGGACGCCGACAGCCCCTATCGCATGGACGCGGACCGCCGCTATGCCGGCATCGCAGTGCCCGAAACCGAAAGCCTCAAGCTGACCATCGAGCGCGTGCTGCCTTATTATGAAGAAGCCATCGCGCCCGCGCTCAAAGCCGGCAAGCGCGTCCTCGTCAGCGCCCATGGCAACAGCCTGCGCGCGCTGGTCAAGCATCTCTCGGGCATTTCGGACGAGGACATTACGGGGCTCGAAATCCCCACCGGCAAGCCGATCGTCTACCAGCTCGACGATGATTTGAACGCCATCAGCCGCGCCTATCTGGGCGAGGAAGAGGCTTAG
- the purE gene encoding 5-(carboxyamino)imidazole ribonucleotide mutase: MTAKVGIIMGSQSDWETMRCAAEVLEALGVEHETKIVSAHRTPKRLVDYAENARGRGLKVIIAGAGGAAHLPGMAASMTRLPVLGVPVQSKALSGVDSLYSIVQMPAGIPVGTLAIGQAGATNAGLLAAAMLATSDDALAARLDEYRAKQTASIADEPR, from the coding sequence ATGACCGCAAAGGTCGGGATCATCATGGGCAGTCAGTCCGACTGGGAAACGATGCGCTGCGCCGCCGAGGTGCTGGAGGCATTGGGGGTCGAACATGAGACGAAAATCGTCTCCGCGCACCGCACGCCGAAGCGGCTGGTCGACTATGCCGAGAACGCAAGGGGCCGCGGCCTCAAAGTCATCATCGCGGGTGCGGGCGGGGCAGCACACCTGCCCGGCATGGCCGCTTCGATGACGCGGCTGCCGGTGCTCGGCGTGCCCGTCCAGTCCAAGGCGCTGTCGGGCGTCGACAGCCTCTATTCGATTGTCCAGATGCCCGCCGGCATCCCGGTCGGCACGCTGGCCATCGGCCAGGCGGGTGCCACCAATGCCGGACTGCTCGCCGCCGCGATGCTGGCCACCAGCGATGACGCGCTTGCCGCACGGCTGGACGAATATCGCGCCAAGCAGACCGCCTCGATCGCGGACGAACCTCGATGA
- a CDS encoding 5-(carboxyamino)imidazole ribonucleotide synthase has product MIAPGGTIGIVGGGQLGRMLCQAASQLGYKTHVYAPDPAPPASAVASLYICADYDNGDALADFAAGCDVVTYEFENVPAAPLDAMGDKLRPGTRSLAVAQDRAHEKAFIEEQGGRVATWHRIDAVEDLAAAAEVCGLPLVIKSRRLGYDGKGQAWVRDMDHLEEAWDAIGREPAIAEAAVDFKAEFSVLVARRADDEMRVWNAPRNIHDGGILRRSEVPAGAPVDGMVDDAVMIACRLASAMGHIGVMAVEFFATSDGPLVNEIAPRVHNSGHWTIEGALTSQFEQHLRCICDLPLGDSGLVAPRVTMDNLIGADVEQWEKLLGEAGAHLHLYGKREARPGRKMGHVTRLG; this is encoded by the coding sequence ATGATCGCACCGGGCGGGACCATCGGCATCGTCGGCGGCGGCCAGCTGGGCCGCATGCTGTGCCAGGCCGCATCGCAGCTGGGCTACAAGACCCATGTCTATGCGCCCGATCCCGCACCGCCCGCATCGGCGGTCGCCTCGCTCTACATCTGCGCCGATTATGACAATGGCGACGCGCTGGCCGATTTTGCCGCGGGGTGCGATGTCGTCACCTATGAATTTGAAAATGTGCCTGCAGCCCCGCTCGATGCGATGGGCGACAAGCTGCGCCCAGGCACTCGCTCGCTCGCCGTCGCGCAGGACCGCGCGCATGAAAAGGCCTTCATCGAGGAACAGGGTGGCCGCGTCGCCACCTGGCACCGCATCGACGCGGTGGAGGATCTGGCGGCCGCGGCCGAAGTGTGCGGCCTGCCGCTGGTGATCAAGAGCCGGCGGCTCGGCTATGACGGCAAGGGCCAGGCCTGGGTCCGCGACATGGACCATCTTGAAGAAGCCTGGGATGCGATCGGGCGCGAACCCGCCATCGCCGAGGCCGCGGTCGATTTCAAGGCCGAATTCTCGGTCCTCGTCGCGCGCCGCGCCGATGACGAAATGCGGGTGTGGAATGCTCCCCGCAACATCCATGACGGCGGCATCCTGCGCCGCAGCGAAGTGCCCGCCGGGGCGCCGGTCGACGGCATGGTCGACGATGCCGTCATGATTGCCTGCCGGCTTGCCAGTGCGATGGGTCATATCGGGGTGATGGCGGTGGAATTTTTCGCCACCAGCGACGGCCCGCTGGTCAATGAAATCGCGCCGCGCGTCCACAATAGCGGCCATTGGACCATCGAAGGCGCGCTCACCAGCCAGTTCGAACAACATCTGCGCTGCATCTGCGATCTGCCGCTGGGCGATAGCGGGCTGGTCGCGCCGCGCGTGACGATGGACAATCTGATCGGCGCCGATGTCGAGCAGTGGGAAAAGCTGCTCGGCGAAGCCGGCGCCCACCTTCACCTTTATGGCAAGCGCGAAGCACGCCCCGGACGTAAAATGGGGCACGTTACCCGGTTGGGATAA
- a CDS encoding M14 family metallopeptidase has protein sequence MGINVSSAFDSGNIRLVSIQGSEIELEIVADKDSDFYQWFHFRLTGGRGQELTLRITNAGGAAYPDGWPGYKAVMSIDREDWTRIDATSYDDGVLTIKLVPESDSIFLAYFAPYSMERHLDLVTTVAALPGVDYEVLGKTIDGQDMDLLVMGEGDLNVWLYARQHPGECMAEWWMEGALEKLTDPDDPVARKLLAECRFHIVPNMNPDGSKRGHLRTNAVGTNLNREWNNPSADKSPEVLMVRGRMDETGVDFAMDVHGDEAIPANFLAGFEGIPSLTEEQQGLFDKFGDTLQRITPDFQTSKGYEIAAPGEANMSMSTTQLAERYGAISMTLEMPFKDNEDLPDPVYGWSTERSKYLAHHCLDALHALLPDLKARKAGK, from the coding sequence ATGGGCATCAATGTTTCGAGCGCGTTCGACAGCGGCAATATTCGGCTGGTCAGCATCCAGGGCAGCGAGATCGAGCTGGAGATCGTCGCAGACAAGGACAGCGATTTCTACCAATGGTTCCATTTCCGCCTGACCGGTGGGCGCGGGCAGGAATTGACGCTGCGCATCACCAATGCCGGCGGTGCGGCCTATCCCGATGGCTGGCCCGGCTACAAGGCGGTGATGTCGATCGACCGCGAAGATTGGACCCGCATCGATGCCACCAGCTATGATGATGGCGTGCTGACGATCAAGCTGGTGCCTGAAAGCGACAGCATCTTCCTTGCTTATTTCGCGCCTTATTCGATGGAACGCCATCTCGACCTCGTCACCACCGTCGCGGCGCTGCCAGGGGTCGATTATGAAGTGCTGGGCAAGACCATCGACGGACAGGATATGGATCTGCTCGTCATGGGTGAAGGCGATCTCAACGTCTGGCTCTATGCCCGCCAGCATCCCGGCGAATGCATGGCCGAATGGTGGATGGAAGGCGCGCTGGAAAAGCTGACCGATCCCGATGATCCGGTCGCGCGCAAGCTGCTTGCCGAATGCCGCTTTCACATCGTTCCCAACATGAACCCCGACGGCTCCAAGCGCGGCCATCTGCGCACTAATGCCGTCGGCACCAACCTCAACCGCGAATGGAATAATCCGAGCGCGGACAAGAGCCCCGAAGTGCTGATGGTGCGGGGTCGCATGGACGAAACCGGCGTCGATTTCGCCATGGACGTGCATGGCGATGAGGCCATTCCCGCCAACTTCCTGGCCGGCTTTGAAGGCATCCCCTCGCTGACCGAAGAGCAGCAGGGCCTGTTCGACAAGTTCGGCGATACGCTCCAGCGCATCACCCCCGATTTCCAGACCAGCAAGGGCTATGAAATCGCAGCGCCGGGCGAGGCCAACATGTCCATGTCCACCACCCAGCTGGCCGAGCGTTACGGCGCCATTTCGATGACGCTGGAAATGCCCTTCAAGGATAATGAGGACCTGCCCGACCCGGTCTATGGCTGGTCGACCGAACGGTCCAAATATCTGGCCCATCACTGCCTCGACGCGCTCCACGCGCTGCTCCCAGACCTCAAGGCCCGCAAGGCTGGAAAGTAA
- a CDS encoding M28 family peptidase has product MRLILAAAALALTATPAFANDAEMSASADEVRAHVEFLADDLLEGRGNGQRGYDLAALYVAAHYRSLGLEPAGDNGGWFQDITFRRAKTTGQTIELNGEEMDGVYVRGNVLADRMKMDAPLVFVGYGLEAGPYGHDSYAGIDVKGKIAVAINAMPDLPKGLNSDIPAHLGASREASAAKHGAVGLITIGNDRYASFFGQREVTGWVDQEGRSNALPGDMKVKMVANGKAADALFAGSGRDFDELRDAAREGKALQSFDLPGTISITATSEWEEFTAANVVGKLPGSDEALDDEYVVLSAHLDHLGIREGMEGDNIFNGALDNASGIATMLEAGRLFANNKHEAGRSVLFMALAAEELGLQGADYYAINPTVPLDAIVANVNLDMPVPLYDFNDVTAFGASHNTVGEAVARAGAEIGISLSPDPMPEQAIFTRSDHYKFAQRGIPSVLLFTGYGNGGEDEWTAFFAQRYHRAGDDLSQDINWTALARYAELNYRIARQLASDAERPKWYEGNFFGDLFAPGKERATP; this is encoded by the coding sequence ATGCGTCTCATTCTCGCCGCGGCGGCCCTGGCCCTGACCGCGACCCCCGCTTTTGCCAATGATGCCGAAATGTCCGCCAGCGCCGATGAAGTGCGCGCACATGTCGAATTCCTGGCCGACGACTTGCTCGAAGGACGCGGCAATGGCCAGCGCGGCTATGACCTCGCCGCGCTTTATGTGGCGGCCCATTACCGCTCGCTCGGGCTCGAGCCGGCGGGCGATAATGGCGGCTGGTTCCAGGACATCACTTTCCGCCGCGCCAAGACCACGGGCCAGACGATCGAACTGAACGGTGAGGAAATGGACGGCGTCTATGTGCGCGGCAATGTGCTGGCCGACCGAATGAAGATGGACGCGCCCCTGGTCTTCGTCGGCTACGGGTTGGAAGCCGGGCCCTACGGCCATGACAGCTATGCGGGCATCGATGTGAAGGGCAAGATTGCAGTGGCGATCAATGCCATGCCCGACCTGCCCAAAGGCCTGAACAGCGATATCCCCGCGCATCTGGGTGCCAGCCGCGAGGCGAGCGCCGCAAAGCATGGCGCGGTCGGCCTCATCACCATCGGCAACGATCGTTATGCCAGCTTCTTCGGTCAGCGCGAGGTGACGGGCTGGGTCGATCAGGAAGGCCGCAGCAACGCCCTGCCCGGTGACATGAAGGTCAAGATGGTCGCCAACGGCAAGGCTGCCGACGCCCTGTTCGCCGGAAGCGGCCGCGATTTTGATGAACTGCGCGACGCCGCGCGTGAGGGCAAGGCGCTGCAAAGCTTCGACCTGCCGGGAACGATCAGCATCACCGCCACGTCTGAATGGGAAGAATTCACCGCCGCCAATGTGGTCGGCAAGCTGCCCGGCAGCGATGAAGCGCTGGACGATGAATATGTCGTGCTGAGCGCCCATCTCGACCATCTGGGCATTCGCGAAGGCATGGAAGGCGACAATATCTTCAACGGGGCGCTCGACAATGCTTCGGGTATCGCCACCATGCTGGAAGCCGGACGCCTGTTCGCCAACAACAAGCATGAAGCGGGCCGCTCGGTGCTGTTCATGGCGCTGGCCGCCGAAGAGCTCGGCCTGCAGGGCGCCGACTATTATGCCATCAACCCGACCGTGCCGCTCGATGCCATCGTCGCCAACGTCAATCTCGACATGCCGGTGCCGCTTTATGACTTCAACGATGTCACCGCCTTTGGCGCGAGCCACAATACGGTGGGTGAAGCGGTGGCGCGCGCGGGTGCCGAAATCGGCATCAGCCTGTCGCCCGACCCGATGCCTGAACAGGCCATCTTCACCCGCAGCGACCACTATAAGTTCGCCCAGCGCGGCATTCCTTCGGTCCTCCTGTTCACCGGCTATGGCAATGGCGGCGAGGATGAGTGGACGGCCTTCTTCGCGCAGCGCTATCACCGCGCCGGCGACGATTTGTCGCAGGACATCAACTGGACAGCGCTGGCCCGCTATGCCGAGCTCAACTACCGCATCGCGCGCCAGCTGGCATCGGATGCCGAGCGCCCCAAATGGTATGAGGGCAATTTCTTCGGTGATCTGTTCGCCCCGGGAAAGGAGCGGGCAACACCGTAA
- a CDS encoding GGDEF domain-containing protein produces MASADAPRNASDPAAQLQRLQDENLELRQKIADLDAMAHEDQLLCIPNRRGLMRELGRLISRHVRYGEESALLFLDCDGLKAINDRHGHVAGDAALSHVARLLTQQLRASDVLARYGGDEFCVLLAHVDEGSARDTAARLAAAVEASGFTYEGQAVPLSVTIGVAPIGSDDDAQTILKRADQDMYGKKG; encoded by the coding sequence ATGGCCAGTGCCGACGCGCCTCGCAATGCTTCCGATCCTGCCGCCCAGTTGCAGCGGCTGCAGGACGAGAATCTCGAGCTTCGCCAGAAAATCGCCGACCTCGATGCCATGGCGCATGAGGATCAATTGCTGTGCATCCCCAACCGCCGCGGCCTGATGCGTGAGCTGGGGCGGCTGATCTCGCGCCATGTCCGCTATGGCGAGGAGAGCGCCCTGCTCTTCCTCGATTGCGACGGTCTCAAGGCCATCAATGATCGCCATGGACATGTGGCCGGGGATGCAGCGCTGTCGCATGTCGCGCGCCTGTTGACCCAGCAATTGCGCGCGAGCGACGTGCTGGCCCGTTATGGCGGCGATGAATTTTGCGTGCTTCTCGCCCATGTCGACGAAGGGAGCGCGCGCGATACGGCGGCGCGGCTGGCGGCGGCGGTGGAAGCTTCGGGCTTTACCTATGAGGGCCAGGCGGTGCCGCTATCGGTCACCATCGGCGTGGCGCCGATCGGCAGCGATGACGATGCGCAGACGATTCTTAAGCGCGCCGACCAGGACATGTACGGGAAGAAAGGCTAA
- a CDS encoding M16 family metallopeptidase produces MKFSRIPLLLAATALTAVPASTAFAADDHMEASAGDLSSLVDQVKIDHEIFTLDNGLTVIVHEDRKAPIVAVSMWYNVGSKDEPKGKTGFAHLFEHLMFNGSENLPGDYFEWTEKIGATSLNGTTWYDRTNYFQNVPTGALERALFMESDRMGYLLGAVTQEKLDNQRGVVQNEKRQGDNNPGGLVGYAVSEALLPDGHPYQHSTIGSMADLDSATLGDVQNWFTDNYGPNNAILVLAGDIDAATATPLVEKYFGQIERGPVNEPAQADVPTLSESKRLVMYDRIPTPRVQKHWAVGGLNAEDTEALEVAARILGGLASSRLDATIVRGSEIANNAYANYQAFHRLGRFSMGAEAKQGTDVQVLENALNSALTKLVVEGPTQEEVDRAVTDLVADRIRGLEQVGGFGGKANTLAEGLLYSQDSNYYRDALEEYAGLTAAEVQAAATRWLARPSVTVNLMPGERPPYEEAQGGDATAGAATREITPTVRPLPAIGQTAALDFPDVQHVTLSNGAKLHYAMRDTVPVTQMVIEFDAGNASDAKGQNGLAAMALGLLDEGAGGMDAQAIAEAQESLGTNIGFGNGQDESFASMSTLSTNLAASLDLMGTMLKEPTFAESEINRVRSQSLANIARAKSSPQGLLAMTLPKIIYGENDPYGVNPFGDEEAIKGFTRADLVSFKDRFLRPDNMEIFVVSDMPLADVQAAIEAEFGSWQAPAVAKGVKSFPARPTRPSEQRVILVDRPDSPQSIVAAAQILPIDPNMDLVDINSANEALGGGFLSRINMDLRETKGWSYGVRGSVSRRKNDVSYVITAPVQADRTADSLKALDFNYRDFLSSNGVTQEELDRIVAGNIAALPGQFETAGAVLGGMRNNAELGRPDDYYETLSEKYRGQTRESLDKSVRGIIDPDSWVWVIVGDAKTVSAQLDEAGIEYEVMQP; encoded by the coding sequence ATGAAATTTTCCCGCATCCCGCTGCTGCTCGCAGCGACTGCCCTGACGGCAGTCCCCGCTTCGACGGCCTTTGCCGCCGACGATCATATGGAAGCCAGCGCTGGCGATCTTTCCAGCCTGGTCGACCAGGTAAAGATCGACCACGAAATCTTCACGCTCGACAATGGCCTGACGGTCATCGTCCATGAAGATCGCAAGGCCCCGATCGTAGCGGTCAGCATGTGGTACAATGTGGGATCCAAGGACGAACCCAAGGGCAAGACCGGTTTCGCCCACCTGTTCGAGCATCTGATGTTCAACGGTTCGGAAAACCTGCCCGGCGACTATTTCGAATGGACCGAGAAGATCGGCGCCACCAGCCTCAACGGCACCACCTGGTATGACCGCACCAACTATTTCCAGAACGTGCCGACCGGCGCGCTCGAACGCGCTTTGTTCATGGAAAGCGACCGCATGGGCTATCTGCTCGGCGCGGTGACGCAGGAGAAGCTGGATAACCAGCGCGGCGTCGTGCAGAACGAAAAGCGCCAGGGTGATAATAATCCCGGCGGCCTCGTCGGCTATGCCGTATCCGAAGCGCTGCTGCCCGACGGCCATCCCTACCAGCACAGCACCATCGGTTCGATGGCCGACCTCGACAGCGCGACGCTGGGCGACGTGCAGAACTGGTTTACCGACAATTACGGTCCCAACAATGCCATTCTGGTGCTGGCCGGCGATATCGATGCCGCCACCGCCACGCCGCTGGTCGAGAAATATTTCGGCCAGATCGAGCGCGGCCCGGTGAACGAGCCGGCGCAGGCCGACGTGCCGACGCTGAGCGAATCCAAGCGCCTCGTCATGTATGACCGCATCCCGACGCCGCGCGTGCAGAAGCATTGGGCCGTCGGCGGCCTGAACGCCGAAGACACCGAAGCGCTTGAAGTGGCGGCCCGCATCCTTGGCGGCCTGGCCTCTTCGCGGCTTGACGCCACCATCGTGCGCGGCAGCGAAATCGCGAACAATGCCTATGCCAACTACCAGGCCTTCCATCGCCTCGGCCGCTTCTCGATGGGCGCCGAAGCCAAGCAGGGCACCGATGTGCAGGTGCTGGAAAATGCGCTCAACAGCGCGCTGACCAAGCTGGTCGTCGAAGGCCCGACGCAGGAGGAAGTCGACCGCGCGGTCACCGACCTCGTTGCCGATCGCATTCGCGGCCTGGAACAGGTTGGCGGCTTTGGCGGCAAGGCCAACACGCTGGCCGAAGGCCTGCTCTATTCGCAGGACAGCAATTATTATCGCGATGCACTGGAGGAATATGCCGGGCTGACCGCTGCCGAGGTGCAGGCCGCAGCCACGCGCTGGCTGGCGCGTCCGTCGGTGACCGTCAACCTGATGCCGGGCGAGCGTCCGCCCTATGAAGAAGCGCAGGGCGGCGATGCGACAGCCGGTGCCGCGACCCGCGAGATCACCCCGACGGTGCGCCCGCTGCCGGCGATCGGCCAGACTGCCGCGCTAGACTTCCCCGATGTCCAGCATGTCACGCTCTCAAACGGTGCCAAGCTGCATTATGCGATGCGCGATACCGTGCCGGTGACCCAGATGGTCATCGAGTTCGATGCCGGCAACGCATCGGACGCGAAGGGCCAGAACGGTCTTGCCGCGATGGCGCTCGGCCTGCTCGATGAAGGCGCTGGCGGCATGGACGCCCAGGCCATCGCCGAGGCACAGGAATCGCTCGGCACCAATATCGGCTTTGGCAATGGCCAGGATGAAAGCTTCGCCAGCATGTCGACGCTGTCGACCAACCTTGCCGCTTCGCTCGACCTGATGGGGACCATGCTGAAGGAACCGACCTTCGCGGAAAGCGAAATCAACCGGGTCCGCAGCCAGAGCCTGGCCAACATCGCCCGCGCCAAGTCCAGCCCGCAGGGTCTGCTGGCGATGACCTTGCCCAAGATCATCTACGGTGAGAACGATCCCTATGGCGTTAATCCGTTCGGTGACGAAGAGGCGATCAAGGGCTTCACCCGCGCCGATCTGGTCAGCTTCAAGGATCGCTTCCTGCGCCCGGACAATATGGAAATCTTCGTGGTTTCCGATATGCCGCTGGCCGACGTGCAGGCCGCCATCGAAGCCGAGTTCGGCAGCTGGCAGGCTCCCGCCGTCGCCAAGGGCGTGAAGAGCTTCCCGGCCCGTCCGACCCGCCCGAGCGAACAGCGCGTGATCCTGGTCGACCGTCCGGACAGCCCGCAGTCGATCGTGGCTGCGGCACAGATCCTGCCGATCGATCCGAACATGGACCTGGTCGACATCAATTCGGCCAACGAAGCGCTGGGCGGCGGCTTCCTGTCGCGCATCAACATGGACCTTCGCGAAACCAAGGGTTGGTCCTATGGCGTGCGTGGGTCGGTGTCGCGCCGCAAGAATGACGTGAGCTATGTCATCACCGCGCCGGTCCAGGCCGACCGCACGGCGGACAGCCTCAAGGCGCTCGACTTCAACTATCGTGACTTCCTGTCCTCCAACGGGGTTACGCAGGAAGAGCTCGACCGCATCGTGGCGGGCAACATTGCCGCGCTGCCGGGCCAGTTCGAAACCGCAGGCGCGGTGCTGGGCGGCATGCGCAACAATGCCGAGCTGGGCCGTCCTGACGATTATTACGAAACGCTGTCGGAAAAATATCGTGGGCAGACCCGCGAAAGCCTCGACAAGTCGGTGCGTGGCATCATCGACCCCGACAGCTGGGTGTGGGTGATCGTCGGCGATGCCAAGACGGTCAGCGCCCAGCTCGATGAAGCCGGGATCGAATATGAGGTGATGCAGCCCTAA